From one Leifsonia soli genomic stretch:
- a CDS encoding aldo/keto reductase, translated as MGPQRAFGRGGLTVGPIGYGSAALGNLYRPRPEDEWPGIVPAAWEAGIRYYDTAPHYGLGLAEERLGEGLRAFPRDEYVLSTKVGRVLEPNPDHRPGDTDIANLFDVPSTRRRRLDYSRDGVLRSVEDSLRRLGVDRIDVLFVHDPDDYEREALEGAFPALDELRSQGVIRSYGAGMNQTAMLTRFVRETDLDIVMCANRYTLLDPSAEQDLLPAAQERGVSVAVAAVFNSGILATDRPAPDATFVYGAASPELIAHVNRIADVAERHGVTVPQLAVQFPLRHPAVSTVVLGADTPAQIERNARLSAPPVPEAVWDELREAGLLP; from the coding sequence ATGGGCCCCCAGCGCGCGTTCGGCCGGGGCGGGCTGACCGTCGGGCCGATCGGCTACGGTTCCGCCGCCCTCGGCAACCTCTACCGGCCGCGCCCCGAGGACGAGTGGCCGGGCATCGTGCCCGCCGCCTGGGAGGCCGGCATCCGCTACTACGACACGGCGCCGCACTACGGGCTGGGGCTCGCGGAGGAGCGCCTGGGCGAGGGCCTGCGCGCCTTCCCGCGCGACGAGTATGTGCTCTCGACCAAGGTGGGCCGCGTGCTCGAGCCGAACCCGGACCACCGGCCGGGCGACACCGACATCGCGAACCTGTTCGACGTGCCCTCCACGCGGCGGCGCCGCCTCGACTACTCGCGCGACGGCGTGCTCCGCTCGGTGGAGGACTCCCTGCGGCGCCTCGGGGTCGATCGGATCGACGTGCTGTTCGTGCACGACCCGGACGACTACGAGCGCGAGGCGCTGGAGGGCGCGTTCCCCGCGCTCGACGAACTGCGGTCGCAGGGCGTCATCCGCTCGTACGGGGCCGGGATGAATCAGACGGCCATGCTCACCCGGTTCGTCCGCGAGACGGACCTCGACATCGTGATGTGCGCGAACCGCTACACGCTGCTCGACCCGTCCGCGGAGCAGGACCTGCTCCCTGCGGCGCAGGAGCGCGGCGTGTCCGTCGCGGTCGCCGCCGTCTTCAACTCGGGCATCCTCGCGACGGACCGGCCGGCGCCCGATGCCACCTTCGTCTACGGGGCGGCGTCGCCGGAGCTGATCGCCCACGTGAACCGCATCGCCGACGTGGCCGAGCGCCACGGGGTGACCGTTCCGCAGCTCGCGGTACAGTTCCCGCTGCGCCATCCGGCCGTCTCGACCGTCGTGCTCGGCGCGGACACCCCGGCGCAGATCGAGCGGAACGCCCGCCTGTCCGCACCCCCGGTGCCGGAGGCGGTCTGGGACGAGCTCCGGGAGGCAGGCCTGCTGCCATGA
- a CDS encoding mandelate racemase/muconate lactonizing enzyme family protein: protein MSLAPPAALTAVDGTIVSAEAWLSDLEVETVRTDAVQSFLKQETIFVRLRTVGGVEGIGYSYTIGTGGAAVLSLLRETLLDVVVGMDVNRPEDVWRALFSSTRATTVGLITSLALAAVDTAVWDARCKAAGLPLWVAAGGAQPRIPLYDTEGGWLHFSTDELVAQAVESQRRGLGGVKIKVGKPRAHEDFERLSAIREAVGDRMDIMVDANQSLTAAEAIRRAALFEKLDIFWFEEPLPAEDVAGHRRLAESTSVPVAVGESIYSVGHFREYLQSGAASIVQVDVARVGGITPWLKVAHLAEAFNVAVAPHFLMELHVSLCCAVPNALYLEHIPQLRAVTRSEMVIRDGHGLAPSQPGLGIEWDLDAVDDLRVA, encoded by the coding sequence ATGAGCCTCGCCCCGCCCGCCGCCCTCACCGCCGTCGACGGCACGATCGTCAGCGCCGAGGCGTGGCTGAGCGACCTGGAGGTGGAGACGGTCCGCACCGACGCGGTGCAGTCCTTCCTCAAGCAGGAGACGATCTTCGTCCGGCTGCGCACCGTCGGCGGAGTCGAGGGCATCGGCTACAGCTACACGATCGGGACCGGCGGGGCCGCTGTCCTGAGCCTGCTGCGCGAGACGCTGCTCGATGTGGTGGTCGGGATGGACGTGAACCGTCCGGAGGACGTCTGGCGTGCGCTGTTCTCCTCCACCCGGGCCACGACCGTCGGCCTCATCACGTCGCTCGCCCTGGCGGCGGTCGACACCGCGGTGTGGGACGCCCGCTGCAAGGCCGCCGGCCTCCCGCTCTGGGTGGCCGCCGGCGGGGCGCAGCCGCGCATCCCCCTCTACGACACGGAGGGAGGCTGGCTGCACTTCAGCACGGACGAGCTCGTCGCCCAGGCGGTCGAGTCGCAGCGGCGCGGGCTCGGCGGCGTGAAGATCAAGGTCGGCAAGCCGCGCGCGCACGAGGACTTCGAGCGGCTCAGCGCCATCCGCGAGGCCGTCGGGGACAGGATGGACATCATGGTGGATGCCAACCAGTCGCTGACGGCCGCCGAGGCCATCCGTCGCGCTGCACTGTTCGAGAAGCTCGACATCTTCTGGTTCGAGGAGCCGCTGCCCGCGGAGGACGTCGCCGGTCACCGCCGCCTCGCCGAGTCGACCAGCGTGCCGGTCGCGGTCGGAGAGTCGATCTACTCGGTCGGGCACTTCCGCGAGTACCTGCAGTCGGGGGCGGCCTCCATCGTCCAGGTGGATGTCGCGCGCGTCGGCGGCATCACGCCGTGGCTGAAGGTCGCGCACCTCGCCGAGGCGTTCAACGTTGCGGTCGCCCCGCACTTCCTGATGGAGCTGCACGTGTCGCTGTGCTGCGCGGTTCCGAACGCGCTCTACCTGGAGCACATCCCGCAGCTGCGCGCGGTGACCCGCTCCGAGATGGTCATCCGAGACGGCCACGGCCTGGCGCCGTCGCAGCCGGGCCTCGGGATCGAGTGGGATCTGGACGCCGTCGACGATCTGCGGGTCGCCTGA
- a CDS encoding carbohydrate ABC transporter permease, protein MTSDTLRRHRLRPAQRVVVTKTWLNTLLMAIVALLFTFPFIWMFFSALKPESEVFSPKPTFIGSEVKWSNFVDAWTLVPFGRFIFNGFFVSICGALLSVIVAVLSAYAFSRLRFKYRDRIFLLYVLTLVLPQEVLVVPLFIMMNQLGLVDTYTALIIPFAFTAFGTFLLRQFFLTIPIEFEEAALIDGASRFRTLWSVLLPQLTAPLSVLGVFSFVGYYNSYLWPLIIINSQELATVPLGLSMFTGEHGTQWSLMMAASTIAIIPSLIIVALLQRQLIKGVALGGFGGR, encoded by the coding sequence ATGACAAGTGACACGCTCCGCCGTCACCGGCTCCGACCCGCCCAGCGCGTGGTCGTCACGAAGACCTGGCTCAACACCCTGCTGATGGCCATCGTCGCGCTGCTGTTCACCTTCCCCTTCATCTGGATGTTCTTCTCGGCCCTCAAGCCGGAGTCCGAGGTGTTCTCGCCGAAGCCGACCTTCATCGGCTCCGAGGTGAAGTGGTCGAACTTCGTCGACGCCTGGACCCTCGTGCCGTTCGGGCGGTTCATCTTCAACGGCTTCTTCGTCTCGATCTGCGGCGCCCTGCTCTCCGTCATCGTCGCGGTGCTGTCGGCGTACGCGTTCTCGCGGCTCCGGTTCAAGTACCGCGACCGCATCTTCCTGCTCTACGTGCTCACCCTGGTGCTGCCGCAGGAGGTGCTGGTCGTCCCGCTGTTCATCATGATGAACCAGCTCGGGCTCGTCGACACGTACACGGCGCTGATCATCCCGTTCGCGTTCACCGCGTTCGGCACCTTCCTGCTTCGGCAGTTCTTCCTGACGATCCCGATCGAGTTCGAGGAGGCGGCGCTCATCGACGGCGCCTCGAGATTCCGCACCCTGTGGTCCGTGCTGCTCCCGCAGCTCACCGCTCCGCTGTCGGTACTCGGCGTCTTCTCCTTCGTCGGCTACTACAACTCCTACCTGTGGCCGCTGATCATCATCAACAGCCAGGAGCTCGCGACCGTGCCGCTCGGCCTCTCGATGTTCACCGGCGAGCACGGCACCCAGTGGAGCCTGATGATGGCCGCATCCACCATCGCGATCATCCCGTCGCTGATCATCGTCGCCCTGCTGCAGCGGCAGCTGATCAAGGGCGTCGCCCTCGGCGGCTTCGGCGGCCGCTGA
- a CDS encoding carbohydrate ABC transporter permease — protein sequence MTSPLVTGAVVSDETAAPAAPPTRPFGVPHPTPPRRGGRKRRGDGLVALAYLWPGLAGFTFFIVVPLIGSLVISLFEWPLFGSPTFLGLANYEKLFSDPTFYTVLLNTVVFAFVYTALNLAVALAVSLWLNTRIKFAGFWRVIFFLPAITPMVANALVWRLLLSDNGLVNSALAGIGIDGPSWLSDSRFALASVIAMSVWQSFGYNVIVLSAGLGGIPKEILEASRMDGTNAWQRLRSIILPMISPSLFFTMTMTMIGAFQVFVQPQILTQGGPGESTNTFVLYLYRNGFVFDRLGYASALAWMLFIVVMIITALQFAGQKRWVNYDK from the coding sequence ATGACCTCCCCCCTGGTCACGGGTGCCGTCGTCTCGGACGAGACGGCGGCACCCGCCGCGCCCCCCACCCGCCCGTTCGGCGTTCCGCACCCCACCCCTCCGCGCCGCGGCGGCCGCAAGCGCCGCGGGGACGGCCTGGTCGCCCTCGCCTACCTCTGGCCCGGTCTCGCCGGCTTCACGTTCTTCATCGTCGTTCCGCTGATCGGTTCGCTGGTCATCAGCCTGTTCGAGTGGCCGCTGTTCGGCTCGCCCACCTTCCTCGGGCTGGCCAACTACGAGAAGCTGTTCAGCGACCCGACGTTCTACACCGTCCTGCTCAACACGGTGGTCTTCGCCTTCGTCTACACGGCCCTCAACCTGGCCGTGGCGCTGGCGGTCTCACTGTGGCTCAACACCCGCATCAAGTTCGCCGGATTCTGGCGCGTGATCTTCTTCCTCCCCGCCATCACCCCGATGGTCGCGAACGCCCTGGTCTGGCGGCTGCTCCTCAGCGACAACGGCCTGGTCAACTCGGCGCTCGCCGGCATCGGCATCGACGGGCCCAGCTGGCTCTCCGACTCCCGGTTCGCCCTCGCCTCCGTCATCGCGATGTCGGTCTGGCAGTCGTTCGGCTACAACGTGATCGTGCTGTCGGCCGGTCTCGGCGGCATCCCGAAGGAGATCCTCGAGGCGTCGCGGATGGACGGCACGAACGCCTGGCAGCGGCTGCGGTCGATCATCCTGCCGATGATCTCGCCTTCGCTGTTCTTCACCATGACGATGACGATGATCGGTGCGTTCCAGGTGTTCGTCCAGCCGCAGATCCTGACCCAGGGCGGACCGGGCGAGTCGACCAACACGTTCGTGCTCTACCTCTACCGCAACGGCTTCGTCTTCGACCGGCTCGGCTACGCGTCGGCCCTGGCGTGGATGCTGTTCATCGTCGTCATGATCATCACCGCCCTGCAGTTCGCGGGCCAGAAGAGGTGGGTCAACTATGACAAGTGA
- a CDS encoding ABC transporter substrate-binding protein translates to MTPRSKRRAARIGTAVLLTGALTALAGCAGGSGGDAKGGPISMYTWVSSQSDRDQWQGFIDLGKKVDPSLDVTIEGPSFNDYWTKVKTRLSGSNPPCLLTTQAARAQELSGLLMPLNDLIKKYKLDTSKFDESMLKGMTVDGTIRAIPYDAEPIVLYYNADNFAKAGLQAPSTTYTREQFLADAKKLTTGDHKALAISPGFFIPNAWAIADGAEAVKGSELDLTNSKLVDQVQSYFDLVGKEGIAKAPEAADGSDVSQAAFTSGAVDMLIEGPWMYGTFADAAKFTMGVTIVPSTSGEAHGMTAGSGFGIAKNCKNPDAAFKAIVAMTDTSVLKGQAEKRGIVPSRADAQSAWAEGKSPEAYAAVQALLKNATAQITTPTWNQVETLFTQYGIEGYRGDKTAKDVLSTIQKSVER, encoded by the coding sequence GTGACACCACGAAGCAAGCGCAGGGCGGCCCGGATCGGAACCGCCGTCCTGTTGACCGGAGCACTCACCGCACTGGCCGGCTGCGCCGGCGGCAGCGGGGGCGACGCCAAGGGCGGCCCCATCAGCATGTACACCTGGGTCAGCAGTCAGAGCGACCGCGACCAGTGGCAGGGCTTCATCGATCTCGGCAAGAAGGTCGACCCCAGCCTCGACGTCACCATCGAGGGGCCGAGCTTCAACGACTACTGGACCAAGGTCAAGACCCGCCTCAGCGGCTCGAACCCGCCCTGCCTGCTCACCACGCAGGCCGCGCGGGCGCAGGAGCTCTCCGGGCTGCTGATGCCGCTGAACGACCTGATCAAGAAGTACAAGCTCGACACCTCGAAGTTCGACGAGTCGATGCTCAAGGGCATGACGGTGGACGGTACGATCCGCGCGATCCCCTACGACGCCGAGCCGATCGTCCTCTACTACAACGCCGACAACTTCGCGAAGGCGGGCCTGCAGGCCCCGAGCACCACCTACACGCGCGAGCAGTTCCTGGCCGACGCGAAGAAGCTGACCACCGGCGACCACAAGGCGCTGGCGATCTCCCCCGGCTTCTTCATCCCCAACGCCTGGGCCATCGCCGACGGCGCGGAGGCCGTGAAGGGCTCCGAGCTCGACCTCACGAACTCGAAGCTGGTCGACCAGGTGCAGTCGTACTTCGACCTGGTCGGCAAGGAGGGCATCGCCAAGGCGCCGGAGGCGGCCGACGGCTCCGACGTGTCGCAGGCCGCATTCACCAGCGGCGCGGTCGACATGCTGATCGAGGGCCCGTGGATGTACGGCACCTTCGCCGACGCCGCCAAGTTCACCATGGGCGTGACGATCGTTCCGAGCACCTCGGGCGAGGCGCACGGCATGACGGCCGGCTCCGGATTCGGCATCGCGAAGAACTGCAAGAACCCCGACGCCGCGTTCAAGGCGATCGTCGCGATGACCGACACCAGCGTCCTGAAGGGCCAGGCGGAGAAGCGCGGCATCGTGCCTTCCCGCGCCGACGCCCAGTCGGCCTGGGCCGAGGGCAAGTCGCCGGAGGCCTACGCCGCCGTGCAGGCGCTGCTGAAGAACGCGACAGCGCAGATCACCACCCCCACCTGGAACCAGGTGGAGACCCTGTTCACCCAGTACGGCATCGAGGGCTACCGGGGTGACAAGACCGCCAAGGACGTGCTGAGCACGATCCAGAAGTCGGTGGAGCGGTAA
- a CDS encoding alpha-L-fucosidase — MTTALDAPPASFVRPTDFRLPGGEWFIGAGFGLFVHWDHASQQGIEISWPLVGRSIIPGSDGVEDTVTVDEYQATAATFNPVEWDAVALARLAKRAGARYVVFTARHHAGYAMFHTEQSDFSIEHSPFGRDITREFVEAIRAEGIRVGIYYSLPDWNHPDYPAFRMEDRPYALEHWPAAGDPANAGTPVADDRHRRATPEQWQRYQAYLRGQLTELLTRYGTIDLLWFDGEWERSEQEWDSAGLRALIKSLQPDVVINDRLLGQGDYKTPEQGFPVTAPDGPWELCMTIGQMWAWRPGDTKSKSTTSLVTTLIEVASRGGNLLLNIGPKGDGSLNESQVRTLEEIGAWMDVHAESVVDVSPTVGVDFYGPSTARPGTLYLHLVMRPIEEVVVRGIPVGRVTGVRLLATGEELPYDVNLEVHEQPAPGVDPLGELHIPAPAASGAVVDVIAIDFA; from the coding sequence GTGACCACCGCGCTCGACGCACCCCCCGCCTCGTTCGTCCGGCCCACCGACTTCCGCCTCCCGGGAGGCGAATGGTTCATCGGTGCGGGCTTCGGCCTGTTCGTGCACTGGGACCACGCCAGCCAGCAGGGGATCGAGATCTCCTGGCCCCTGGTCGGCCGTTCCATCATCCCCGGTTCCGACGGCGTCGAGGACACCGTGACCGTGGACGAGTACCAGGCCACCGCCGCCACCTTCAACCCGGTCGAGTGGGATGCGGTCGCCCTGGCCCGTCTCGCGAAGCGCGCCGGCGCGCGCTACGTCGTCTTCACCGCCCGCCACCACGCCGGCTACGCCATGTTCCACACCGAGCAGTCCGACTTCTCCATCGAGCACTCCCCCTTCGGGCGCGACATCACGCGGGAGTTCGTCGAGGCGATCCGCGCCGAGGGCATCCGGGTCGGCATCTACTACAGCCTCCCGGACTGGAACCATCCCGACTACCCCGCGTTCCGGATGGAGGACCGCCCGTACGCGCTCGAGCACTGGCCCGCCGCCGGCGACCCCGCCAACGCGGGAACGCCCGTCGCCGACGACCGGCACCGCCGCGCGACGCCCGAGCAGTGGCAGCGCTACCAGGCCTACCTCCGCGGGCAGCTCACCGAGCTGCTGACCCGCTACGGCACCATCGACCTGCTCTGGTTCGACGGCGAGTGGGAGCGGTCGGAGCAGGAGTGGGACAGCGCCGGCCTCCGCGCGCTCATCAAGTCGCTGCAGCCGGATGTCGTCATCAACGACCGCCTGCTCGGCCAGGGCGACTACAAGACGCCGGAGCAGGGCTTCCCCGTCACCGCCCCGGACGGCCCGTGGGAGCTGTGCATGACCATCGGCCAGATGTGGGCCTGGCGGCCGGGCGACACCAAGAGCAAGAGCACGACCTCGCTGGTCACGACGCTGATCGAGGTGGCATCGCGGGGCGGCAACCTCCTGCTGAACATCGGGCCCAAGGGCGACGGCAGCCTCAACGAGTCGCAGGTGCGCACGCTGGAGGAGATCGGCGCGTGGATGGACGTGCACGCCGAGAGCGTCGTCGACGTCTCCCCCACCGTCGGCGTCGACTTCTACGGTCCGTCCACCGCCCGGCCGGGGACGCTGTACCTCCACCTGGTGATGCGTCCGATCGAGGAGGTCGTCGTCCGCGGCATCCCGGTGGGCCGGGTGACCGGCGTCCGCCTGCTGGCGACCGGCGAAGAGCTCCCCTACGACGTGAACCTGGAGGTGCACGAGCAGCCGGCGCCCGGAGTGGACCCGCTGGGCGAGCTGCACATCCCGGCGCCCGCCGCATCGGGGGCCGTGGTCGACGTCATCGCTATCGATTTCGCCTAG
- a CDS encoding alpha-L-fucosidase, with product MFTDDPVRPENYRRFEREVPQWFTDAKLGIFVHWGPYSVPAWAEPIGELGTIEKGYWFAHNPYAEWYYNTIRIPGSPAAEHQREVYGGAPYDDFIDQWDPVDFDPEAFIALVKSTGARYFVPTTKHHDGVTLWDAPGTDGRNTVDRGPHRDLVGAFERATRAAGLRFGVYYSGGLDWNFADLEPITDDGQAFRRPVDAAYAEYAYGHVADLIDRYRPDVLWGDIEWPDAGKPSGPHSMERLFEKFYAAAPDGVSNDRWGETHWDFRTSEYQNGTNVEGTGAWENCRGIGYSFGHNTLEDERHMLGGPDAVKTFVDIVSRGGNLLLNVGLTARGTVPDLQRRTLEHLAAWNAINGDAVFGSRPLDASIAGPSDEPWVRWTRGGDGAATDAVANAFVDAAGAVRLAGVSSDVDADSARLADGTAVSATRDGDAIALTLPEPAVAGPTLIRFDLV from the coding sequence ATGTTCACAGACGACCCCGTCCGCCCGGAGAACTACCGCCGGTTCGAGCGCGAAGTGCCGCAGTGGTTCACCGACGCCAAGCTGGGGATCTTCGTGCACTGGGGACCCTACTCGGTGCCGGCGTGGGCGGAGCCGATCGGCGAGCTCGGCACCATCGAGAAGGGGTACTGGTTCGCGCACAACCCGTACGCCGAGTGGTACTACAACACCATCCGCATCCCGGGCAGCCCGGCCGCGGAGCACCAGCGCGAGGTCTACGGCGGAGCCCCCTACGACGACTTCATCGACCAGTGGGACCCGGTCGACTTCGACCCGGAGGCGTTCATCGCGCTCGTGAAGAGCACGGGTGCCCGCTACTTCGTCCCGACGACCAAGCACCACGACGGCGTCACCCTCTGGGATGCGCCGGGCACCGACGGCCGCAACACCGTCGACCGCGGCCCGCACCGCGACCTCGTCGGCGCTTTCGAGCGCGCCACCCGCGCGGCCGGTCTGCGCTTCGGGGTCTACTACTCCGGCGGTCTGGACTGGAACTTCGCCGACCTGGAGCCGATCACCGACGACGGACAGGCGTTCCGCCGGCCGGTCGACGCCGCCTACGCCGAGTACGCGTACGGGCACGTGGCGGACCTGATCGACCGGTACCGCCCGGACGTGCTGTGGGGCGACATCGAGTGGCCGGACGCGGGCAAGCCGAGTGGCCCGCACAGCATGGAGCGCCTGTTCGAGAAGTTCTACGCCGCAGCCCCCGACGGCGTCTCGAACGACCGCTGGGGCGAGACGCACTGGGACTTCCGGACCAGCGAGTACCAGAACGGCACCAACGTAGAGGGCACGGGCGCGTGGGAGAACTGCCGCGGGATCGGCTACTCCTTCGGCCACAACACGCTCGAGGACGAACGGCACATGCTCGGCGGCCCGGATGCGGTGAAGACGTTCGTCGACATCGTCTCCCGCGGCGGCAACCTGCTCCTCAACGTCGGTCTCACCGCGCGGGGGACCGTCCCCGACCTGCAGCGCCGGACCCTCGAGCACCTCGCCGCCTGGAACGCGATCAACGGGGACGCCGTGTTCGGGTCCCGGCCGCTGGACGCCTCCATCGCCGGTCCGTCCGACGAGCCGTGGGTGCGCTGGACGCGCGGCGGCGACGGTGCGGCGACCGACGCGGTCGCGAACGCGTTCGTGGATGCCGCGGGTGCGGTGCGCCTCGCGGGCGTCTCGTCCGATGTGGATGCGGACAGCGCGCGGCTGGCGGACGGCACGGCGGTCTCCGCCACGCGGGACGGCGACGCCATCGCGCTGACCCTCCCGGAGCCGGCGGTCGCCGGCCCGACCCTCATCCGGTTCGACCTGGTCTGA
- a CDS encoding amidohydrolase family protein, with amino-acid sequence MTVDAHLHLWDLEHGTYSWLSDAVAPINRTFALAEAEPQLREAGVDRVVLVQAAGTLEDSAAMFAVAAESPLVAGVVAWVDLLDPDRVGEQLDRWAEAGPLVGIRHLIHDEPDPDWLAREPVRRSLAVLADRGLSFDVIGVLPRHLEHAVALADELPELRLVIDHLGTPPVGSEPGEWGRLMGELGRRPNVVAKLSGLTTLGPSDRASADDLRPYVEHALDVFGPSRLLFGGDWPVSTLATPYAETMATTRALLDPLTPAERDEVLSGTARRAYRLP; translated from the coding sequence GTGACCGTCGACGCGCACCTGCACCTGTGGGACCTGGAGCACGGAACGTACTCGTGGCTGTCCGACGCGGTCGCCCCGATCAATCGCACCTTCGCGCTCGCCGAGGCGGAGCCGCAGCTGCGGGAGGCCGGGGTCGACCGGGTCGTGCTCGTGCAGGCGGCCGGAACCCTCGAGGACTCCGCCGCGATGTTCGCCGTCGCGGCGGAGTCGCCACTGGTCGCGGGCGTGGTCGCGTGGGTCGACCTGCTCGATCCCGACCGGGTCGGAGAGCAGCTCGACCGCTGGGCGGAGGCGGGGCCGCTGGTCGGCATCCGGCACCTCATCCACGACGAGCCCGATCCGGACTGGCTGGCGCGGGAGCCGGTGCGCCGGTCGCTCGCCGTGCTCGCCGACCGCGGTCTGTCGTTCGACGTGATCGGGGTGCTCCCGCGGCACCTGGAGCACGCGGTCGCACTCGCCGACGAGCTGCCGGAGCTGCGGCTCGTCATCGACCATCTCGGAACCCCGCCGGTGGGGTCGGAGCCCGGCGAGTGGGGGAGGCTGATGGGCGAGCTGGGACGGCGTCCGAACGTCGTCGCGAAGCTGTCGGGCCTGACGACCCTCGGCCCATCGGACCGGGCGTCGGCCGACGACCTGCGGCCGTATGTGGAGCACGCCCTCGACGTGTTCGGCCCGTCGCGGCTCCTCTTCGGCGGTGACTGGCCGGTGTCCACCCTCGCCACGCCGTACGCCGAAACCATGGCGACCACTCGCGCGCTGCTCGACCCGCTGACGCCCGCCGAGCGCGACGAGGTACTGTCCGGCACGGCCCGCCGCGCCTACCGCCTCCCCTGA
- a CDS encoding alpha-hydroxy acid oxidase, which yields MVTRQVPRPAELLELMRFKKPELDLRKRRLESALTIEDLARIARRRTPRAAFDYTEGAAEGELSLARARQAFQDVEFHPAILRDVSSVDTSCQIWGGSSALPFGIAPTGFTRLMQTEGESAGASAAGAAGIPFTLSTLGTTSIEDVQAANPGGRNWFQLYVMRQREISYGLVERAAAAGFDTLFFTVDTPVAGARLRDKRNGFSIPPQLTLGTILNAIPRPWWWYDFLTTPKLEFASLSTTGGTVGDLLNAAMDPSINYDDLAIIRSMWPGKLVIKGVQTLEDARTLVDHGVDGIVLSNHGGRQLDRAPIPFHLLPTVAREVGQHTEIGIDTGIMNGADIIAAYALGAKFTLIGRAYLYGLMAGGRAGVDRTIHILTDQLIRTMKLLQVRSLAELGPHHVTQLTRLHPLHPEAAAVREDADT from the coding sequence ATGGTCACGCGCCAGGTGCCGAGGCCGGCCGAGTTGCTGGAGTTGATGCGGTTCAAGAAGCCGGAGCTGGATCTGAGGAAGCGCCGGTTGGAGTCGGCGTTGACGATCGAGGATCTGGCGCGGATCGCGCGCCGGCGCACGCCTCGTGCTGCGTTCGATTACACGGAGGGCGCGGCGGAGGGCGAGTTGTCGTTGGCCAGGGCGCGGCAGGCGTTCCAGGATGTGGAGTTCCATCCCGCGATCCTGCGGGATGTGTCCAGTGTGGACACGTCGTGTCAGATCTGGGGTGGGTCGTCGGCTCTGCCGTTCGGGATCGCACCGACCGGGTTCACGAGGTTGATGCAGACCGAGGGGGAGAGTGCGGGGGCGTCGGCGGCGGGGGCGGCGGGGATCCCGTTCACCCTCTCCACCCTGGGCACCACCTCGATCGAGGATGTGCAGGCGGCGAACCCGGGCGGGCGGAACTGGTTCCAGTTGTATGTGATGCGGCAACGCGAGATCAGCTACGGGCTGGTGGAACGGGCTGCCGCGGCCGGGTTCGACACCCTGTTCTTCACCGTGGACACGCCCGTAGCGGGGGCCCGGTTGCGGGATAAGCGGAACGGGTTCTCGATTCCGCCGCAGCTGACCCTGGGCACGATCCTGAACGCGATCCCGCGGCCGTGGTGGTGGTATGACTTCCTGACCACCCCGAAGCTGGAGTTCGCGTCCCTGTCCACCACCGGCGGCACGGTCGGAGACCTGCTGAACGCGGCCATGGATCCCTCGATCAACTACGACGACCTCGCCATCATCCGCTCGATGTGGCCCGGGAAACTCGTCATCAAAGGGGTGCAGACCCTCGAGGATGCTCGCACTCTTGTCGACCACGGGGTGGATGGGATCGTGCTCTCCAACCACGGCGGCCGGCAACTGGACCGCGCCCCCATCCCCTTCCACCTGCTCCCCACGGTCGCCCGCGAGGTCGGGCAGCACACCGAGATCGGCATCGACACCGGCATCATGAACGGCGCCGACATCATCGCCGCCTACGCCCTCGGTGCGAAATTCACCCTGATCGGGCGTGCCTACCTGTACGGGCTCATGGCCGGAGGACGGGCCGGAGTCGACCGCACCATCCACATCCTCACCGACCAACTCATCCGCACCATGAAACTCCTCCAAGTCCGCTCCCTCGCCGAACTCGGCCCCCACCACGTCACCCAACTCACCCGCCTCCACCCCCTCCACCCCGAGGCGGCGGCGGTCCGCGAAGACGCCGACACCTGA
- a CDS encoding SDR family NAD(P)-dependent oxidoreductase, whose protein sequence is MSHFEGLVAAVTGGASGLGRAIADELAAQGARVFALDLDPDAVSAPHTGVRCDIGDDASVREAIAAVVDAAGRLDIVIANAGIGAQGDVEANDDDEWMRVLNVNVIGSARTIRHAMPHLKESPSPAVVLTSSIAAWAGLPQRVLYSASKGAISAMTLAIAADCLPLGIRVNAIAPGTADTPWVGRLLDSAADPDAERAALEARQPSGRLVQPQEVAEAVAYLASPTSGSSNGVILPVDGGMYSLRPRR, encoded by the coding sequence ATGTCGCACTTCGAAGGCCTGGTGGCCGCCGTCACCGGCGGCGCGTCCGGGCTCGGCCGCGCGATCGCCGACGAGCTGGCCGCACAGGGAGCGCGCGTGTTCGCGCTCGACCTCGACCCGGATGCGGTGAGCGCGCCGCACACCGGCGTCCGCTGCGACATCGGCGACGACGCCAGCGTGCGTGAGGCCATCGCCGCGGTCGTCGACGCCGCCGGGCGCCTCGACATCGTGATCGCCAACGCCGGCATCGGCGCGCAGGGCGACGTCGAGGCCAACGACGACGACGAGTGGATGCGCGTCCTCAACGTGAACGTGATCGGCTCGGCCCGCACCATCCGGCACGCGATGCCGCACCTGAAAGAATCGCCGTCGCCCGCCGTCGTGCTCACCAGCTCCATCGCCGCGTGGGCCGGCCTGCCGCAGCGCGTGCTGTACTCCGCGTCGAAGGGCGCCATCTCGGCCATGACCCTGGCGATCGCCGCCGACTGCCTGCCGCTCGGCATCCGCGTCAACGCCATCGCTCCAGGGACCGCCGACACCCCGTGGGTCGGCCGGTTGCTCGACTCCGCCGCCGATCCGGACGCGGAGCGCGCCGCGCTCGAGGCGCGCCAGCCCAGCGGACGCCTCGTGCAGCCGCAGGAGGTCGCCGAAGCGGTGGCCTATCTGGCGTCGCCGACGTCCGGTTCGAGCAACGGTGTCATCCTGCCGGTCGACGGCGGGATGTACTCCCTGCGGCCGAGGAGGTAG